CACATGAGGCCCAAGGACACAGAGCGGAtgtgcgtcgcctcgcgcggtcATCCAGAGTGCCTATAAAGCCGCGTGAAGCGATGGGCGGGTGTTTTTATACAATACAAAAGCGGAGGTACAGGGTAACACGTGAGAACCCCTGCGATAGAACAGGTAAGGGCGATTAGGCCCAAATCACTCGCCCTGCAGAAGGCTCACAGCTCGCAGCCTTTTAAATTCATGCGAATCTCTGAGCTTTTTACGTGTCTCTTCACCTCGCCGGAGACGCATCAGCTAATGTACGATGGAAACTAATCCTCTGCAGCGACTTGCGCCAGAGGGGGGGTAagcagccacgcgcctcTCAATCCTACGACCGCTTGGTTTGCGGTACACATTTCTGTGGAGGCGGTTTGAGTCCTCCGCACACGATTTCTATATCTGAGGGCGAGAGGGCACAGATCTTCGGTTGGCACATACAGGTTCCTAACCCCAACTCTGCCGCGTAGCCTCAGAATTCCTCAAACTTGCGGGAGCGATACGCAGCAGCGGGGCGAGCATTATCGCAGAGTGCGGGAGGTTTTCCAAAATACTCAAGAGCTCCGTCCTCTaaggaggcgaacgcgtgGCCCCGAGCGTGCCCGAGTGACTGCCAGGATAGAGGGACGCATCATTCGGAGGTTTGCCGCGAGATCTGAACCCGCGAAGCGACACAACAACGCGCGAGACACCACTCAAAGCTCACAAGCTGAACTGCGTAAAACCCAAAAGTTACCTCTCCCAGCAAGCGAAACTGCGcactcgcgctcgctgcagtgtacatacaccctGACTGGCCTCTAGTGCTCCACCATCGAGCTGCACAACCTCCAGTCAGAAAACAGTCAAGAAACGTGACAAATGCGGGGCGACaaacgacgcggacgcgtcaGGATGAACTCGAGACAACGGGTTTTTCGAAAATTTGATTGACCGTGCCCCGCTCGACAGAGAACGCCAGCGCCAAACCTGTGGGCGGTCGCGGTTCCATGCCGCAAAATCGGAAAACGAATCTCCGGTTGCTTCGGTGCGTGACGGGCGGGTGGACTACTTCCGCTGGAAAAACGACctgcgaaaaaagaaaaaagaacAAGCAACgaacgacgcgcgagagggtCGCTCAGTCTACTGTCTCTACGGATCGCGGCTCTCGCAGGAGTGTGTTCAAAATCGCGACCTGTGGCAAGGGAGGGCCGGTGTCGTTTTCTGCTTACATGAGGCTGccttgttttttcttcggcgcgcctgcgagactCGTCTTTCCGCCGGGTTTccgcagcgaagcgccgctcGACTCGCTGCTTGAACTGTGCTTCGACGCGAAGGAActctcgctcgtcgcgcggctggctTGGCTGGAACGCAGTGTATGGACAGTGACCTCTTTGTCCTTCACCACGTCCTCATCTTGCAGCACGAGGTAATCACCTTCGCGATACGTCCGCGTTTCAACTGCCTGCAGCACCAGCTCGCGCGGAAAAAACACAAATGAGAAAAAGTGAACAGCGGCGTCTTTTCCGCCGACGAGATCCCACAAGAGGCATcgtccccccttcccccctctgCGGCAGTCAAAAAGACGTGGAAACTGGTCTTCGCAGCAAGGATCGGTCATCAGCCATGAGTCTTCGGCCGCCCACCCCGTGAAACATATCATCTAGACGTCGCACCTTTTCTTTGAGGATgattttcttctcctcgacaTACATCTCCTCGGCAGCGTGATGCAACACCGCCTTCTTGTGCGCGCCTCggtgcgcgcggcctctctctgtctctgtcccgcgcgcgccgcggccttcctccccGTCCTCTCGGggttcttcttcgtcctcgcagccgtctcgcgcctctgcgacggtgcacgcagcgcctctgcagccggcgcTATCCATGTCCGCATCGaaggcttcctcctcttctccctcgccatCGTCGAAGAGACGTTCCCCGGCGCtcaggcggccgccggcctgcggcaactcgcgcgtcgcggcgtctgctccccttttctcttcgtcaGCATAGGCGGACGCTCGCCTgactcgcttcttcgcgcacTCCTCGCCACTCTCCTTCTCTTGCggagcgtcgccgccgctttcCCCCTCCCGTGAccccgcgtcctccagcGGGCGCTTGCGTTcccccgcctgcggcgcctgacTGCTCGCCTCGGGGCCAGCGGGCTCCATCGCGGCcatcttcgccttctcgccggcggcttccggcgcggcctgcgcgcgcttcgGCGGATCAGCTTCTTTCTTTCTGCCGAATCCGAAGCGCGCGAGCAAGCTCCCTGCGGCATGCGTGGCAGCGCCCTTTttgccgcctgctgcaggcgccttctccgcctcgttcTGCGGAGCTGCGGGCGCCCAAGCCGACTgccgcgtcgcaggcgcagccgccggcgcggctgaAGCAGACAGCGCGCCTTTCTGGCTGCATTCAGACGCCGCGGATGACTTTGCTGCggctggcgacgctgcggggcctcctgcgcagcgaTGCGTGCGCGGGGCGAGGCCTGCCTGGCAAATGGCTGCGAACGGCGGCACGTATagtgcggcggagaagcgcggcaCGAGTGCGCGGACTTCCGCTTGCCACTGCGCGAGCTTCGTTGCAGGCGGAGGGGCTTCCGCGGAGAGGGGCACGCGTAGAACGCTGTACAGACACCACGGCTCCGGCGGCACCCTcaccgaggcggcgcgatctgcacacacgcggacgcagcgacGGCAAACTGAGCGATCTTGCGACGGAGAGCGCCTTCGCATGCCGTTTCATCCGCctccagcgcatgcagaggcccGCCACGCacgaggcgaccgcgacgcaggccgtCCCTGCCCTTTTCTCCTCACAGACAATCCAGAGCGCAGGCATCGCACATACAAAAAAACCGAAAAATTCTAATATGGGGAGATAGAGATAGGTAGATTGACTGATTCGATAGATTGAtggatatagatagatatgaAGCAGATAGATACACACAATGTGCTCACGTCGCACGCGCGTGCAGAGACCTTGCGAGAGGGATCGCGGCAACTGTTCCTGCGTGCAGTGCTGGCCGCCCGCACTTCCATGTGAACATCGATACGCATATTATATGCATGTATCATTATATAGaagtatatatgtatattcatatatatacttatatacGCGTTACCCAGGGCAGACCGAGTACAAGCCAAGcagtgtgtctctctgcattGCTCAGTAGTACCACTTCGTTCGCTTCTCGTCGACACCCGCACTCCCCCATGCTCTCTGCAGTGACGTGTTtttcgcgcgaggcgacagactTTGGCTTCGATTCTCGCATGCGAGAagccgaggagagaggcgctcaCTGTCAGCAAGATCCATCACGACTGGGGAGACGGCGTGGTGTTCCCCTGCGCGACCGCCGAGTGCAGCGGCGAATCTCAACAGCAGGCGCGagccggcgtccgccgccgcaggttTATTCCGCTTCACTTTGTCGTGTACGTACAGGCGCAGGAGCCTGCATCACGCGCAACGCaaacacgagagagagaaaatgCGGCGGTCCTTCGCTGCGAAAGGCTGGCCGCAGGGGCGAAGCGCTTCGTCGAATGCACAAGAAAACGGCTTCCACTCTGGCTTAGGGATGGCAGGCGCTCGCAGGGGCAGTAATGTGTGCTTGCAGGCGAAGCAAACTAAAAAGACAGCTGGGCTAGGTCATTCTCGCACGTCTGGAAGGCTCGCTTGCGTCGCGTTTAACCGCTGTTTGACTACGAGGAGTGCTTACTTGGCGGCAAGCGCTGAACCGATGTTGAACTCCAGACTGAGCCTCGTGGCGGTCAACTGCGAGAAAAGGACAAACAGAAACAAGCGAATCGCCGAGTCTTAGGGTTTGGGGTTTAGACTAGCTGTCTTTTTTCACGCGAGAACTACCGACCGAAGAGTCACGTAGGGAGGAGCTCCCTGCAAAGCGAAAAAGACATGAACGcagtcgcgccgccgtctggcgccgctgcgactAAGAGTCTCCGAAACGCGACCCCTAGCCGGTgcaaggccgcggcgagactTCCCTTTGCAGCGCGCAAGGCTgcacggagacagcgcgcgcaTGAGTGCGCCAGTGCCACGGGGTCTGTCTCGGTCTGCGGAGTTCGTTGCGGCGGTCAGGCTGCAACCTAAACGTCTGTTAGAGAGGCGAATCATTCCGGAACCTGCCGCTAGCAAGCGGCGTTCGCTTGAACGTTTGCATGCAGCTGAAGAGTGAgatgcgcgccgccttccgcaggATTGCCGAAAGCGCGGCACACGccaagacgccgcgcgctgaAGGCTCCCGCCTCTTCGAGAAGCCGCTCCTTTCGAAGATCTTTTCCATTCGTCCGCCGTGAATCGGCACACGAGTGTTCCCTCCCGGCAGAAATGCACAGGGCGCGAGGAACAAATGTCCAGCCCCGTTTTCTCacgcgtcgcgctgcagccgggGGCCAGGCTTCCGCAGTCACGGCGTAGGGCAGCCGTGCGTAAGCAGCCACGTAcctccgcgccgcagtcgaggAGAAGCGTATCCATCGCGCCGAAAAAGTCCTGAAGGTCGGCCTCCATCTTGGTCGCGCTTTGCAGGCGGGGTCCACAacgacgcatgcgcctgatgcaagggagaggagagctccgcgccggttttcgaggctgcgcagccgacACAGCGCAGCGCATACAGCTCGCGCTGAAGCAGCAGTTCTCCGCAGCTCCGTGCGTCCGCCCAAAAGAGAGGATTCTGGAGGGGAAGAAGACCCCTCGACCGCTGGAAGGCTGGCTCCCGCTGGAGTTGCTAAGTTCGTGTTCAAACGCGGGCACGCGAGGGCAAGCGGCGACGGTGCGCTCGCCACAATCTGAAAAAACCGTGTCTCCCGTACAAATAGTGGCACGAAGGAAATCGTGAAAAGCCGGCAGAAGTCACCGCG
Above is a window of Besnoitia besnoiti strain Bb-Ger1 chromosome Unknown contig00007, whole genome shotgun sequence DNA encoding:
- a CDS encoding uncharacterized protein (encoded by transcript BESB_073880) — encoded protein: MRRCGPRLQSATKMEADLQDFFGAMDTLLLDCGAELTATRLSLEFNIGSALAAKLLRLYVHDKVKRNKPAAADAGSRLLLRFAAALGGRAGEHHAVSPVVMDLADNRAASVRVPPEPWCLYSVLRVPLSAEAPPPATKLAQWQAEVRALVPRFSAALYVPPFAAICQAGLAPRTHRCAGGPAASPAAAKSSAASECSQKGALSASAAPAAAPATRQSAWAPAAPQNEAEKAPAAGGKKGAATHAAGSLLARFGFGRKKEADPPKRAQAAPEAAGEKAKMAAMEPAGPEASSQAPQAGERKRPLEDAGSREGESGGDAPQEKESGEECAKKRVRRASAYADEEKRGADAATRELPQAGGRLSAGERLFDDGEGEEEEAFDADMDSAGCRGAACTVAEARDGCEDEEEPREDGEEGRGARGTETERGRAHRGAHKKAVLHHAAEEMYVEEKKIILKEKAVETRTYREGDYLVLQDEDVVKDKEVTVHTLRSSQASRATSESSFASKHSSSSESSGASLRKPGGKTSLAGAPKKKQGSLISRGKPPNDASLYPGSHSGTLGATRSPP